One stretch of Schizosaccharomyces pombe strain 972h- genome assembly, chromosome: III DNA includes these proteins:
- the mug4 gene encoding protein mug4: protein MTPPSSSSHFPSPSSANNDFHSLSLEAHGSLSDKFISQFRLNYTIIPIAQKSNISLPFLTLSPCSFTICSLRARLHSLHGPSTVFLKRETSQISARVNDENGFTASPSFFSVDCFDELFPTLSTTDEQPKEPSIISISSSSSDPSSSPPPSSSLLKTPDNDFCARPETFVKSDTADIKLQIHQNNLVLTFLDTTTVSKVNIVLEIHIPVLRDFVTFEQYIPLMFLPSPFETILSFDNLKSDSPSSDLHLGWDHTVSKESMSQSIAEVLNPYNKGVSRSLNDATNMETYHWSPFPPQFSTFNDNALRLRIYYKPKSWLPKNSSCSLSVDVKATLLETTPPSCEVSYNLLLTCRSSNRFRLFPASTPNSNGLCRNDSKCRFLMILPETIIKSPSSFIGDSYNIANIDPPSSMNVQSSEFRVGEVQSFTTNTSSFAFTFKEIVQLGSKASVPMILFPAPSNYKLTIEKPPFPCDLTIPHTAINDSWLPMKLKETNAISYYRKTCSSCKYPFQFFINKLPFYQSPSLPLSATYVWIASALLSVQPGNGSFNIMLSLKFVSSMKPGTELLTIKQPKSSLLNWGLVNGYPKTEGRIVLLPRNDIVLIQADQPTSVFDLCWTIKPTYEKSSNFSCLQLPIPVLNTPILTPVTINIQSTTYYLIGYANQNSKKTLDQPTSLLVLGCKAKNVSELILSYLPEKPIPDGAPIVTNVVETNKTNEAPSSFRKCLQQFLVFLTFTGMTLFILYQLTFPYGVAKDNSSFIDTPLPHSCEMEKSLNVLQHKVLQLQAVNMKLHDYYEKEPTEIYKTVSVTSTQIMPAVTKMSSFELEREQFHKAFGFLRLNRKKDDNAN from the exons ATGACCCCACCGTCCTCGTCTTCTCATTTCCCTTCCCCTTCTAGCGCCAACAATGATTTTCATTCCTTAAGCCTTGAAGCGCATGGCTCCTTGTCCGACAAATTCATTTCTCAGTTTCGCTTAAACTACACAATTATACCCATTGCGCAAAAATCTAATATCTCTTTACCCTTCCTAACTTTGTCTCCATGCTCCTTCACCATCTGTTCTCTGCGAGCCCGTTTACATTCTCTGCATGGCCCATCCacagtttttttaaagcgtGAAACTTCCCAAATTAGCGCTCGCGTAAATGACGAAAACGGTTTTACTGCATCTCCCAGTTTTTTTAGTGTTGATTGCTTCGACGAATTATTTCCTACTCTGTCGACTACCGATGAGCAACCAAAGGAACCATCTATTATTTCCATTTCCAGTAGTTCTTCTGACCCTAGTTCCTCCCCTCCTCCTTCTTCCTCCCTTTTAAAAACTCCCGACAATGATTTTTGTGCTCGGCCAGAAACGTTTGTAAAATCAGATACCGCCGATATAAAGCTACAAATACATCAGAATAATCTCGTTTTAACATTCCTGGATACAACGACTGTCTCGAAAGTAAACATCGTGCTAGAAATTCACATCCCAGTGCTTCGTGACTTTGTGACGTTTGAACAGTATATTCctttaatgtttttacCGTCACCATTTGAGAcgattctttcttttgataaTCTAAAATCGGACAGTCCCTCTTCTGACTTACATTTAGGTTGGGATCATACTGTTTCCAAAGAGTCAATGTCACAATCTATTGCTGAAGTCCTAAATCCTTACAACAAAGGTGTTTCTCGCTCTTTGAATGACGCTACTAACATGGAGACTTATCACTGGTCCCCTTTTCCTCCTCAATTTTCAACCTTTAATGATAATGCTCTTCGCCTTCGCATATACTACAAACCGAAATCTTGGCTTCCCAAAAATTCTAGTTGCTCGCTATCTGTAGACGTGAAAGCTACTTTGCTTGAGACTACCCCCCCATCATGCGAAGTATCCTATAATCTACTACTAACGTGTCGCTCCTCTAACCGTTTTCGCCTTTTTCCAGCTTCTACTCCTAACAGTAATGGTTTATGTCGAAACGACTCAAAGTGTCGGTTTTTAATGATACTTCCGGAAACCATTATTAAAtctccttcttcttttattggTGATTCATATAATATTGCAAACATTGATCCACCAA GCTCTATGAACGTTCAATCGTCAGAATTTCGTGTAGGTGAAGTGCAGTCTTTTACTACAAACACATCATCCTTCGCATTCACATTCAAGGAAATTGTACAGTTGGGCTCCAAAGCTTCTGTACCCATGATTTTGTTCCCCGCCCCTTCTAACTATAAGCTAACGATAGAAAAACCTCCTTTCCCATGCGATTTAACAATACCTCATACTGCTATAAATGACTCTTGGCTTCCTATGAAGTTGAAAGAGACGAATGCAATTTCTTACTACAGAAAAACATGTTCCTCATGCAAGTATCCTTTCCAAttctttattaataaaCTACCATTCTACCAAAGTCCCTCACTACCCTTGAGTGCTACTTATGTTTGGATTGCTTCTGCTCTTTTGTCAGTTCAGCCTGGGAACGGCTCCTTTAACATAATGCTTAGCCTGAAATTTGTTTCCTCAATGAAACCGGGAACTGAGCTGTTAACTATTAAACAACCAAAGTCTTCACTTTTAAACTGGGGGCTAGTTAATGGCTATCCTAAAACTGAAGGAAGAAttgttcttcttcctcGCAACGACATTGTACTAATTCAAGCTGATCAACCTACTTCGGTTTTTGATTTATGTTGGACTATTAAACCAACCTATGAAAAAAGCTCAAACTTTTCTTGCTTACAACTGCCAATTCCAGTTTTAAATACACCCATACTAACGCCAGTGACCATTAATATACAATCTACCACTTATTATCTAATTGGATATGCCAAtcaaaattctaaaaaaactCTAGATCAACCCACTAGCTTATTAGTACTCGGCTGCAAAGCTAAAAACGTTTCTGAACTAATACTATCTTATCTACCGGAAAAACCTATACCTGATGGTGCACCTATTGTAACTAATGTCGTTGAAACTAATAAAACCAATGAAGCACCTTCGAGTTTTCGAAAGTGTTTGCAGCAATTCCTAGTGTTTCTGACTTTTACGGGGATGACACTTTTTATACTTTATCAACTAACATTTCCTTATGGTGTCGCTAAAGACAACAGTTCATTTATTGATACTCCACTGCCTCATAGTTGTGAAATGGAAAAGAGTTTAAATGTATTACAGCATAAAGTTTTGCAACTGCAGGCAGTGAATATGAAATTACATGATTACTATGAAAAAGAACCAACtgaaatttacaaaaccGTATCGGTTACTAGCACTCAAATAATGCCAGCTGTTACAAAAATGTCATCATTCGAACTTGAAAGGGAGCAATTTCATAAGGCATTTGGATTTTTACGGCTAAATAGGAAGAAAGATGACAATGCCAACtaa